The following DNA comes from Flavisolibacter ginsenosidimutans.
GCGAATCCAGCGCGGCAAAATAACTGCCGATTACCTTTTTCATTTCGGGCCGAAGGCGCAAGAGGTTGTTGAAAACCGAATTGAGATGCTCTTGCAGAAAATCATAAATCTGCATTTCATCGTCCGAAAGCAAGGTATCCGATGCAGCGGCAATGTATTTTTCAATGCGGTATTGCGTTTCTTTCAGCAGCGGAAAATCAATCACCTTGCTGGCCTTTGCCAACACGTTGCTGGCCATGTTCAGTTGCTCCAGTAAATCAAGCTGAATGGCGTTGGTCCGCTCCAGCGAAGAGTTGCGCACATCAATGGCGCCGTACAATGGATAAACGTCGTCAAAGGAAATGGGCGGCATTTTGGAAACGCCGGCCGATTGGCTTTGCTGAAGAAAGTGGAAGGCGGCTTCGGTAAACTTCCACTCCACGGCCGGTTGAATAGCGGTGAAATGGTCTTTGATGGTTTTGTCTATCTGCGCTTCTAAACTTTCAGCCGTCTTCTTCAGCGCCAGTTCAAAAAGATCAATGGCTGGCGCCATTTGCGCCAGGTGCACGTGTTGCAGCCGCCCGGCCTCTTCGCTCATGATCTCCAAAAGACCAATCAATTCGCCGTCGTCGTATTTAAGCGGACAAAGAATAAGGCTTTTGGCGCCGGTGTGCCGGTAATAGGCAAGCAGTTCGCCGTAAGCGCCGCTTCGTTCGAGGTTTTGATAAAGCACCGGTTCATTCACATCCCGGAAAATGTCCTGGCACAAGCGGCTCACGGCATCTTTGTGCGCAATCACATCCCTGTTTTTAAACAACAGGCTGTTGCGGTAATGCGTTTCGGTGTAGAGATAGTAATCGTTCTTTTTGAAAAACGGCGTGATGCCGATTTTTACGTTGCGCAAGCCAATGAGACTTTGCATGTGCTGTTGCAGTTCGTCAAAGACTTCGGCTTCGGTAAAGGCGTTGATGTTGAGCAGGGCCGTTTTAATTTCCACCGCGGTTTGTTCGGCCGTCACGTCGGCCACGTTAATAACAATCAGCCCTTCGAAGCGAAATTTATCAAGCGGAAGAACTTCGCGCAATTCGTCCGTATCGGGTACGTGACCGGCCGAGACGGTAGGCGCTAATTCCGGTTTTTCGCCCACGCATTTTACGTCCACAAACTCCGCGTTCAATTTCAGTTCGTAATATTTTGTCAGCTCGGTGTCTTCCTGTGTAAACGGGTGAACTGACGTGGTGGTGATGGGAATAGGCAAGCCGTAAATGCGTTTCAGAATCACATCGTAAGCAAGCGCCAGGCTGGCGCGGCTGATGCCCACGGTTGTTTTGCGGTCAGGTACATTGATGGCCGTTCCTTTTTTCAAAAATATTTTCTTGAAGTCGGGCGATGCATAAAACGTTTCGGAACTAAAAGGATAGGTAATGGCGTAAAGGCCCTGGTTGGACGAAGTAGAGGGCGGAAAGATAGAAGCCAACAAAGCTTCTACCAACGCGGTATGTTGCAACAGGGTTTCGCCTTTTACGGGTTGCAGCAATTCGGGCACGGCTTCTACTTCCTGCAAAATGCCTTCGTACAGTTTTCGGGCGCCGGGTTTCTCCTCGTCAATCATTCGTTTTAATACACTAACCAGCGGCCGCAGCGAAAGAACGCTGTTTAAATCAGCAAAAGTTGGTAAAACAGATGTCATGTATGTTTAGTCGTTTGACCCTTTTAAAGAGCAAGCCCTACGCCAAATTTAAAAAGAAGATATCGGGATATTGAGATATTAAGATATTCTATACGGTTTGCAACAAAATTCAATATCACTTCTCTTTGGCCACAACGGTTTGATAGTATTTACACACGGCACGCAAACCACACTCATTGCACTTGGGATTGCGGGCAACGCACACATAACGGCCGTGCAAAATGAGCCAGTGATGAAAAATGTAAACAAGGTCTTTGGGAATGTATTTTACCAGTTGCAGTTCGGTTTGCAAAGGATTTTTCGCACCCACGGTTAAGCCGATGCGGGCTGAGACGCGAAAGACGTGTGTGTCCACGGCCATATTGGGCTGCTTATCAACAACTGAGGTAATGACGTTGGCCGTTTTGCGCCCCACACCGGGCAACTGCACCAGTTCTTCTACGGTCATGGGAATTTCGCCGCCAAATTTCTCTTTCACCATTGCCGCCATCCCCAGCAAGTGACGGGTTTTGTTGCCGGGAAAAGAAATGCTTTTGATTAATTCAAACAGGTCGTCGTATTGTGCTTTAGCCAGCGAAGAAATGTCAGGGTATTTTTTGAACAACGCCGGCGTGGTCATGTTCACACGTTTATCGGTGCACTGCGCCGATAAAATAACCGCCACCAAAAGTTCGTACGTATTGCCGAAGGTGAGTTCCGTTTCGGCTTCGGGCATTGCTTTTTGAAAGTAGTCAATGCAGGCGGCAAATCGTTCTTTGCGGGTCATCGAAGCGAATGTAAGCCGGAACCAAATGTCTGAACCTTGATTTGGGGAGATTTTGAGGATTGACACGAAATAGAAACATCTTTATAAAGCAAGCGCCATTCGTTGCTGAACGACTCTTTTCTTTCCTATAAAAAATCTATTTAATCCACCCAAATCGTGGTTCAGACAATTGCTGCGTAGCGAACAAGGCGCACAAGCGTGCGACGCAAGTAAAGCTCAATGGATAGATGAACTTCTGGTGCAAAATATTCAACAGAGCAATCTTAGAAAACTGACCTGCTTATGATTTTGACGCGGCTTTTACCGCAGTGGCTTCCTGTGCGTAACGCATCACGTTCAGCACGGCTTCTGTGCGGGGCGAAACGGCGATGTTGTTCAGCCGTTCCATAGCGGTTTTCATCACGGCCAGTTTTTCGCGAAGCGCCCAATTGCTTTTGAGTTCTTCTTCAAGAGCAAGGCTTTGTGCGGCGGAAGATTCTTTGTATAAATACAGAAGCAGCTCTTCGGGAGTATAATTGTGCATACGTCCAGATAAATCGTTCAAAAATGGTTTGCCGGTTGGCTTGTACGGATTTATAAACGAAGAGGCTTTGTCCTTATTGTGCCGGTGCTGTATTTATTCTTTCGCGGCTGACTTTTGAATGAGGAAAAGGTCTTCGTTGTCGCGTTTCATGAGGTATTTTTCCCGCACAAATTTTTCCACCGCGTCGGCATTGGAGCGCATGTCCCGCGAAAACTTTTTACCCTCGCTGATTTTTTGGGCAAAGTAATCTTTGCTCTGTTCAATTTCGGCCAGTTCTTTTTTGCGTGCCATTTGCGTGAAGAAATCGTTGCGGTCGAAGAAGAGCATCCACAAGACAAAAAGCGAAGTGGCTAAAAAATATTTGTTGTAGATGAACGGCGGTATGCGGCGAACGAACTTCATGGTGTTTGCGAAAATTGGCAATTTACGTTTACAAACCGCACGGGGCTTGCGTTTGCCGAAGGTAAAAAAGAAAGCTTGCCCGCCTAATTTTTTTCGGCGGCTTGGCTGCCTTCAATTAACCGGAACAATTTTTCTTTTGTTTGCGGCCATTCGTCATCAATAATGCTGAACACAACGGTGTCACGCACCGTACCATCAGCATGAAGACCGTGCTTGCGCAGCACCGCTTCTTTTACGCCGCCAATTTTTGCCACGGCTTTTTGCGAACGAACGTTTTGGTGCGCCACTTCAAATTCCACGCGTTGAAAACGCAGTTCTTCAAAGGCATATTGCAGCAGCAGCAGTTTGCATTCTTTGTTGTGCACCTTGCCCCAATAAGCCGGCGTGTACCAGGTATAGCCAATACTCAAACGTTTTTGCGAAGGCTCGATTTTATAGTACCGCGTCATGCCCAGCACCGCAGCCGTTTTTGCATCCCGCATGACAAAACTGATTTGCATACCGGTGTTTCGCGGATCAAAGGCCGTTGCGATATACTTATCAAATTGGGCATCAAAAGTTTCGTTGACGAGAAGGGTTTTTGTAAAGTCCCAGATGCGTTCGTCGCGGGCAAGTTTGCGCAACGAGAGAACATCCTCTTGCTTGAGCAGTTCAAGATAAATGTATTGACCGCGAAGTTTTGAGACGTTGATTTGCATGGAAGAGAGATGACGGATGATGGATGACGGATGACGGTCTTATTTGAGGTATAAAGTTGATGAAAGAAGAAGACTGAAATAAAAAATATTGGCCGTTGGCCGATGTTCGTTGGCCGACGAAGAATCGATCAACAATCAACGACCAACGGCCAACGAATCTGGTTCTTACTTCCCAAATTTCAATTTGCTTCCGGGATAATAAGCCGAAGCACCCAGTAATTCTTCAATGCGAATAAGCTGGTTGTATTTCGCCATTCTATCGGTACGCGAAGCCGAACCGGTTTTGATCTGTCCGCAGTTCAGTGCTACGGCCAAATCGGCAATGGTCGTGTCTTCGGTTTCGCCGCTGCGGTGGCTCATGATGGTGTTGTAGCCAGCGTGCTGCGCCATGCTTACGGCATCAATGGTTTCGGTCACGGTGCCAATCTGGTTTACTTTCACCAGCAAGCCGTTGGCAATATCTTTTTCAATGCCTTGACTCAGACGAGTAACATTTGTTACAAATAAATCATCGCCCACCAATTGCACTTTTTTTCCGAGGGTTTCTGTAAGCGCTTTCCAGCCTTCCCAATCGTCTTCGGCCATGCCGTCTTCAATGGAAACAATCGGGTATTGATTCGCCCAGCTCTCCCAAAACTTCACGAGCTCATCAGAGCTTAAGCTCTTGCCACTGCTTTTGTGAAAAATGTATTTGCCGTCTTTGTACAATTCGCTGTTGGCCGCGTCCATGGCGATAAAAATTTCCGAACCGGCTTTGTAGCCCGCGGCGTTGATGGCTTCCATCACCGTGTCGATGGCTTCCTCATTGGAACCAATGTTGGGTGCAAAACCGCCTTCATCGCCTACGTTTGTGGAGTAGCCTTTTTTCTTCAGCACCGTTTTTAATGCGTGAAAAATCTCCACGCCCCAGCGCAGTCCTTCGCTAAATGAAGAGGCGCCAACGGGCATCACCATAAATTCCTGGAAATCTATTTTATTATCAGCGTGTGCGCCACCATTCAAGATATTCATCATCGGCACGGGCAAAGTCTTCGCGTTTGTTCCGCCGATGTAGCGAAACAGCGGGAGCGTCGCTTCTTCGGCTGCGGCTTTCGCACAAGCCATGCTAACAGCCAGCAAAGCGTTTGCACCCAGCTTGCCTTTGTTTTCGGTGCCGTCCAACTGAATCATTAATTGGTCAATGCCGGTTTGGTCGGCCACATCGTAGCCTTCCAGTTCGGGAGCAATAACGTCCATTACGTTTTTCACGGCTTGTGTTACGCCTTTGCCCACGTAGGTTTTTTTATCGTTGTCGCGCAGTTCAACGGCTTCGTGTATGCCGGTGCTGGCGCCGCTTGGTACGGCGGCACGACCCATGGCGCCGTCATCGGTAATGACGTCAACTTCTACCGTCGGATTTCCACGGCTGTCTAAAATCTGGCGGGCAAAAATTTCGGCTATGTAACTCATGATTTGTTGTTTATTTTTTTTGATTCGATAAATTTTCGTCTTTCCTATTTGTTGTTCGTTAAGGTGCGGAAAATTTCTTCGAGGCTTTTGTTTTCGCTTTGCAAAGAAACAATATTTAAGTTTTGTTCGAGTGCCAATTGCAACAGCGCTTTGCGAACGCTTTCGGGGTTTTCGGTTTCAATTGTCCAACTGAATGCGTCCACTTTGCTTACCGTTTTGGCATCGGGTAGTCGTTTGAGCCATTCGGCTTCCAATGCCTCTTTAAAACTTACACGAACAATGGTTGACGATGACGTTTTTTGCAAAGTGCTCAACTTGTCATCGGCTACAATCTTTCCTTTGTTGATGATGATGACGCGGTCGCAGATGGCTTCTACTTCCTGCAAAATGTGCGAAGAAAAAAGCACCAGTTTATCCTTGCCTTGTTCTTTGATGACGTTGCGGATTTCAACAATCTGGTTGGGGTCAAGTCCGCTGGTGGGTTCGTCTAAAATCAATACTTCGGGATTGTGAAGGAGAGCGGCAGCAAGACCTACGCGTTGCTTGTATCCTTTTGAAAGCTGTCCGATTTTTTTTGCTTTTTCTTTCGTCAGACCAACTTGCTCTATCACATTGCCAATTGCCGACTGCTTGTTGCTGATGGAATGCACATCGGCCACAAAATCCAAATACTCTTTTACGTACATGTCGTAATAAAGTGCGTTGCTTTCGGGAAGGTAGCCTACTTTCTTTTTTGAAGCCAAGGGGTCTTTGGTTACGTCAATATCACTAACGGTTATCTCGCCGGCATCGGGTTGCAGGTAACCCGTTATCATTTTCATCGTTGTGCTTTTGCCGGCGCCGTTTGGACCAAGAAAACCAACAATCTCACCTTTGTTCACCGAGAAGGAAATGTTGTCAACCGCACGTTGCTCGCCGTAAATCTTTGTAAGATTTTTTACCGTTATGGACATGCGCCAAAGGTAATGGGAGGACAGCAAGATGTGCGGACAGGAAATGAAAAGAACGTTACGGTTCTTGCTTGCTGGATTAAGTCTTTATCTCGCCGTCGTACTCGCCTTTCACCGCATACCAGCCAAAGACGATAAGCCCAAGGGAAATGGGCGTGAAAACGGTGATAATGATGATCCAGGGAATAGGTTTGCCAATGTCGCCTTTGGCCGCATTAATGTTGGTAGCCGCGCTGTAAATCAACAAAGCAATGGCCGCAATGCCAACAACTATCCAGAGAACTCCAAGGTATCGTTTCAGTCCGTTCATAGTAAAGGGTTAATCAATAACGTCTTTGTTGATTTTGTTAGAGAGATACAAGCTGCCGATGACAAAACTTAAAGCAGCCACGCCAATCGGGTACCAAAGTCCTGACAGTGGGTTGCTGCCTTTCAACGTCGTAATCAACGTAGCGATGAATGGCACCAAACCCCCAAACACGCCGTTGCCAATGTGGTAAGGCAATGACATGGATGTGTACCGAATCTTTGTTGGAAACAATTCCACCAGAAACGCCGCAATCGGTCCATAAACCATCGTGACAAACAACACCATTGCCGCAACGAGTAAAATCATTTGCCATTTGATGCCCTGACCAAGCGTTAATTCTTTCACCGTTGTTTTTTCGCCTTTTATCAACGATTGTTTTGTGGTTGTTTTTAGTGTGCTCCCATCGGTGTACGTGGTGGTATCGCTTGCGTGCTGAATAAAGGCACCGAAATCACCTTCCATTTTAAAGCCCCTGTTGGTAGTTGCTATTTCTTTTTTTGAAGGGTCAGACAAATTGTACAACTGCTGAAAGATGGGACGGTAAAGCAACACGCCGAGAAGCATTCCAACCATCATGATATTCTTTCGTCCCCACTTGTCCGACAAACTGCCGAAGATGACAAAGAAAGGTGTAGCAATAACAAGCGCCACCAGGATGATGGTGTTGGCTTGCTCGTACTCGATGTTGCACTTAGTAAGTAAAAACGTTTGCGCATAAAATTGCCCGGTGTACCAGATAACGCCTTGCCCCATTGTAGCGCCAAAAAGTGCCAGCAAAACCATTTTGAAATTCGTCTTGTGGCCAAAACTTTCTTTGAGTGGATTAACTGATGTTTTGCCTTCGCTTTTCAGCTTCGCAAACAAGGGCGATTCGGCCATGCGCAGGCGAATAAAAATGGAAACGCCAACCAAAACAATGGACAATAAGAAAGGATAGCGCCAACCATTGCCACTTGTAAATTCCTGCACGCCTACAAGACGGCGGATGGATAGAATAACGCCAAGCGAAAGAAACAAGCCAAGGGTTGCGGTGGTTTGTATCCAGCTTGTATAGAAGCCGCGTTTGTTGGCAGGAGAATGCTCCGCAACGTACGTAGCTGCGCCGCCATATTCACCACCCAGCGCAAGACCTTGCAACAAGCGCAGTAATAAAACAAGCAAAGGGGCAGCCGCGCCAATGGTTGCGTAGGAAGGAATGCAGCCAATTAAAAACGTGGACATTCCCATTAAAACAAGCGTGAGCAAAAACGTGTATTTCCGCCCAATCAAATCGCCGAGCCTTCCAAATACCAGGGCGCCGAAAGGCCGCACAATAAAGCCTGCGGCGAATGTTGCCAGTGTTGACAATAAAGCGGCTGTTGGGTTCTCGGACGGAAAAAATTTAGCGGCGATGATAGTGGATAAAGAGCCGAAGATGTAGAAGTCATACCATTCGATGAGCGTGCCTACCGATGATGCGGTAATCACTTTCCAAATGCCTTTTGGTGCTGCCATGCAAGTATCGTTGGTGGTTTGGTTTTAAAAATAAGGCACAAAACCAAACCACCGGGAAAATCTTGCGCAAACGATGTCGGCGTTTAATTCATCATCGGCAATTGAATGATCAGTTTTCTGCGG
Coding sequences within:
- the nth gene encoding endonuclease III → MTRKERFAACIDYFQKAMPEAETELTFGNTYELLVAVILSAQCTDKRVNMTTPALFKKYPDISSLAKAQYDDLFELIKSISFPGNKTRHLLGMAAMVKEKFGGEIPMTVEELVQLPGVGRKTANVITSVVDKQPNMAVDTHVFRVSARIGLTVGAKNPLQTELQLVKYIPKDLVYIFHHWLILHGRYVCVARNPKCNECGLRAVCKYYQTVVAKEK
- a CDS encoding FtsB family cell division protein — translated: MKFVRRIPPFIYNKYFLATSLFVLWMLFFDRNDFFTQMARKKELAEIEQSKDYFAQKISEGKKFSRDMRSNADAVEKFVREKYLMKRDNEDLFLIQKSAAKE
- a CDS encoding GNAT family N-acetyltransferase; this encodes MQINVSKLRGQYIYLELLKQEDVLSLRKLARDERIWDFTKTLLVNETFDAQFDKYIATAFDPRNTGMQISFVMRDAKTAAVLGMTRYYKIEPSQKRLSIGYTWYTPAYWGKVHNKECKLLLLQYAFEELRFQRVEFEVAHQNVRSQKAVAKIGGVKEAVLRKHGLHADGTVRDTVVFSIIDDEWPQTKEKLFRLIEGSQAAEKN
- the eno gene encoding phosphopyruvate hydratase, which translates into the protein MSYIAEIFARQILDSRGNPTVEVDVITDDGAMGRAAVPSGASTGIHEAVELRDNDKKTYVGKGVTQAVKNVMDVIAPELEGYDVADQTGIDQLMIQLDGTENKGKLGANALLAVSMACAKAAAEEATLPLFRYIGGTNAKTLPVPMMNILNGGAHADNKIDFQEFMVMPVGASSFSEGLRWGVEIFHALKTVLKKKGYSTNVGDEGGFAPNIGSNEEAIDTVMEAINAAGYKAGSEIFIAMDAANSELYKDGKYIFHKSSGKSLSSDELVKFWESWANQYPIVSIEDGMAEDDWEGWKALTETLGKKVQLVGDDLFVTNVTRLSQGIEKDIANGLLVKVNQIGTVTETIDAVSMAQHAGYNTIMSHRSGETEDTTIADLAVALNCGQIKTGSASRTDRMAKYNQLIRIEELLGASAYYPGSKLKFGK
- the gldA gene encoding gliding motility-associated ABC transporter ATP-binding subunit GldA, which produces MSITVKNLTKIYGEQRAVDNISFSVNKGEIVGFLGPNGAGKSTTMKMITGYLQPDAGEITVSDIDVTKDPLASKKKVGYLPESNALYYDMYVKEYLDFVADVHSISNKQSAIGNVIEQVGLTKEKAKKIGQLSKGYKQRVGLAAALLHNPEVLILDEPTSGLDPNQIVEIRNVIKEQGKDKLVLFSSHILQEVEAICDRVIIINKGKIVADDKLSTLQKTSSSTIVRVSFKEALEAEWLKRLPDAKTVSKVDAFSWTIETENPESVRKALLQLALEQNLNIVSLQSENKSLEEIFRTLTNNK
- a CDS encoding DUF6814 family protein, producing MNGLKRYLGVLWIVVGIAAIALLIYSAATNINAAKGDIGKPIPWIIIITVFTPISLGLIVFGWYAVKGEYDGEIKT
- a CDS encoding MFS transporter translates to MAAPKGIWKVITASSVGTLIEWYDFYIFGSLSTIIAAKFFPSENPTAALLSTLATFAAGFIVRPFGALVFGRLGDLIGRKYTFLLTLVLMGMSTFLIGCIPSYATIGAAAPLLVLLLRLLQGLALGGEYGGAATYVAEHSPANKRGFYTSWIQTTATLGLFLSLGVILSIRRLVGVQEFTSGNGWRYPFLLSIVLVGVSIFIRLRMAESPLFAKLKSEGKTSVNPLKESFGHKTNFKMVLLALFGATMGQGVIWYTGQFYAQTFLLTKCNIEYEQANTIILVALVIATPFFVIFGSLSDKWGRKNIMMVGMLLGVLLYRPIFQQLYNLSDPSKKEIATTNRGFKMEGDFGAFIQHASDTTTYTDGSTLKTTTKQSLIKGEKTTVKELTLGQGIKWQMILLVAAMVLFVTMVYGPIAAFLVELFPTKIRYTSMSLPYHIGNGVFGGLVPFIATLITTLKGSNPLSGLWYPIGVAALSFVIGSLYLSNKINKDVID